The Acanthopagrus latus isolate v.2019 chromosome 1, fAcaLat1.1, whole genome shotgun sequence genomic interval aagaagagaggtgCAGAGTTTGGAGGGGCGATAGTGAGATCATGACGCCGCCCTCGCCACCGCCGTCACAGGCAACAACAGCACAGCGGGGGGATTATTACCGATAGCAAGTGCAGCATTGTGtaaagacagagatggatgaCGAAACACATGCgcacatttatttatgattcaCTCAGTGTTGTGGACAGCCTTCGTCACTGTGAGGAATGGGAGTTTCGAAAGCGCAATTTGATCACTGTCAGCCTCCCCAGCCTCTCCACTTTCTGcatatcaagaaaaaaaaaaaaaaaaaaaaagcaagtgcCTGATTAAAAGTGGCCCCCTAATTCCTCATAGTTAAGACCTGGGCAAATATTTGTCCCATCAATCTTGGAAAATATAGCCATCAACTCAAGATGTTAATCACATGCTAATGGAATCCGAGGGACTCAATGCACCCCCGTAGCTCCGTGAACGCTTTCACTTTTTCAGAAAGCCCACGTGAATGCAAATGGCCATCTAAACAGTCGTTTTGACAGCATGCCAAGGCAACGTAAAGAGCCCCCTTCTTTATGCTCCTCTGGGAATGTATGTTGGGATGTGTGGGATGAGTTCACTTTACCAGGCCCAGGTGCCAggatataaatgaataataggTTTTATGGGCcctaactgaaaaaaaaaaagagcacatgcacacataatcACACATGCCCGCTCGCTCAAGTGCATCTGCGGTGAAGGATGTTCAAATTCCCACAACTACACTGAAAAGAGATTGGGCATGAGAATAGGTGGTTCCTATACATAATTCAGGGGTCCATGCTGAAACAATTATGTTTGCCTACCGCTAAGTACCCGCGCTCAATAGCTCGTTTGCTCTCTAGTTGGGTGCTTTCAGATGTAAGTGCTACGTGCTAAAAGTCGGCGGGACATggctttttaataaaatatagTAGCTGACACTTGAACACTTGAATGCGAGAGTGGGtggtagaaaaacaacaaatgctcttcatgtttttacttgAGCTTTGCATGCAAACTAAATTGCACTTGTAAATCTAACAGTGTTGGCAGAGAAAAACTAATTAGCGAATGCCAGGCAAAAGGAATGTGGACCAATAAGACGTTTTAATGACAATATTACACATCACAATATTTCAGTTTAGATTCATCTaaatgagttttctttttttttcttttttcttttttttaacgtgAACTCGAGTCCAGTGTGGACATCTCTGTCAGAAAAATCACATGACCAAAATATAGGTCATTTTGTCATCAATCAGCAGTGGAAAAAACCACCAGAGTATTTtactctgaaaaacaaattcagactCACgaggaaaaacagacacacacagacaacaacataTGTAAATCAAATTACAAGTGTCTAAATAATTATCACACAAATTATGAAACATATTCCATATCCTGGCAGGGATTTGACAGAGAATAAAGGTGTCAATCCAAATGAAATCTTCTGAAACCTGCAGCTCTATGTGCTCAAGagaagacaataaaaaaaaaaaaaatgtattgtgcttttttttgttggaacAGCTGTAACACAGTCACAGGTGTGTGGAAGCAGCAGCCTCGGCGCTCTTCTCCTCACGGCCCGTCTCACACTTGcactcctccaccaccatcactcGCCTCTCCCGGACCTCGGCTCCGCAGCGCAGGGGCACAGTCACCGTGTGAGCTTTGGATGGGGCGCAGCGTGAGCAGGGGGaccggtggtggtggtggagggccCCCGCAAACTCCCCTTCAGATGGGACAAACAGGGAGCTGCACTGGCCGAAACACAGCTTGTTGTGCACTGTTACCGTGTCGCATCCGTCTGCTGTCACACGCTGgtaggatgagagagagggagaaaaggattCAGCAATATTGTCTTAATTTTACCTCAGAGGGTGTAAAAGAATCATCACTTTGTGTTCTGCACCACCACAGAGCAGGAACGAGCCTTTTGAGTGAACACGCGTCGCTCTCATTGCCACTGAAACCGCTCCTTACTATGCTTCACTATGCTTTTTTTCGACTGTGTCATCAATTTCTCATTCGACAGCCCCGTCTCCAGgatgtaatgttagcagttaatgttcctgcaaaccacgGATACGTTCGAGGTCGACATGTGTAGCGAACATGGCACATCACGTACGCATTAAATGTCTATTCTTTCATgatgggaggtggaggagaaggacgTGGAGGCTGTAACAGCCACCAAGGCTGCCAAATGGCCAACTGCAGTCACaccagtggattttttttttaaggatacCTCTggatttttcttaatttatgGTATCAAAAGGAGACCTGCAGACATTTGCTATAGAGGTTTCACTGGAAGTCAGATCATCTTGATCCATGATCATGCCATCCAAAATAGATATTTTCAGCCAAACCGGGATGTGCTTTGGTTTCTTTTCAAAGTGACAGTTGAACCAAAATATACAAAgggtatttttttgttgctgtttgttgtctgccttctcttgaatactcaaaatacaaatacaggTGAAAAAGAGATACACTTACGATGTGCACTGATCTGCGGTCTGTGGGTTATCGTGAGTAAATGGGTCATGagtgagtttttcaaatgtattttttttggcacatGTAATCAAAACTCTCCTCTTACCTGAGTGAAAGGTACGGCAGCACACGTCTGTTTTGTGTCCTTCAGGTTGACCGGCAGGGACATCTTCTCTCCTTTACTCATGGCTCTTTGCCACATCTGCAGGCCTTGTATCTTCTTTAGCTCCATGTCACTGGGGCTTTTGGCGCTCAGGTGGTGCAGCAGACTCACCGGGGTCTTCGGGGCCACAGCCGGACCTGGACGCCCCTGAGACAGGAAAGCAGGGAAGGGCAATCTGGGGGTCAGGGACGAGTCTCTTCTCGGGGTCAGTCCCTTTCTAAAGAATCCTGAGTGGGCCGGGCCACGAGTGTCCAGCTGCACGACCTTAACTATTCCTCGGACGGGTTCATCTGGTCCACCGCCGGATGATTCAAATTCGACCCGCGACCCTCTCACAAcgttgtcaaaaatattgtgaggGAACGTAAGAGCGACGGCTGTCCAGGTTGACAAAAGGATAAGGCTGACAGAGAAAGCCATTGTTTCACGTCAAAAGCGATAGGGCTCAAAATAGAAATGGAAATGATgcaattaatttgaaaaaaaaaaaaaactgaagcaactaaaaaagttatggaaaaaattcaacaaacaaatctttGTCTTGTCAAATGGTCCAAGGTTCCAAATGGCAACCTTGCTGTCAGTGCTTTGTCAGTGTGACGGAGGGAGTCTTTTATATAGGCTGCTTCCAGTTCTCACCTGTGTTTTAATGCAAAGAAGGTGTCGCAATTCCCACACCAGACCAGACATCACACCAAGCTTAAAACTCCAGGTCGTGGATGGTCGCCAGACTGAGAGGATTTCAGCTTCAAGGTGAGCGTTAAAAATGAGGGTCATAAAAAATCTGGGGCTGACTGCACGGATTATTAATGGCAAGGAAGTTTAGTTATCAGATCACTTCATTCAAAGGCAAAGGTTCATTTCATGTTAGTAATTTTCCTTATTATTAAAGAAAGAAGCagcatgttttcattcttcttcttcttcttttacttatttttttgtagTAGCATTTTTCCAGCACTGCAACTTCCATGTTTTTATTGGTGAggacaaatgcacattttgttaatattatctttttttttttttaatcttgaatTGGATGAACAAAGTTAGATGaatgataaatacataaacaaataaataaataagagctGCCAGAACCGCTTCAATGCTCCTTTGTAGATTCTTCATGTCCCTGCACCGCAGGTGGTATGAACAGCATTCTCCCAGGaggtatttttcatttcatgttttaattgcTATTCTATTATTACGTTTATTTAAAGTTGAAGATCAGTGAGGACAGGCCCTCATCTTCAATGATGCTGAGTAACAGTTTTAAATTGCAAATATTTGtgtataaatacagtttataaaAGAGACATGATAGAAACCAATTCATTAAAACAAGTGGAAACAGAGGCTGAGTAGTTGATGGATTTCATGGATTTAGATTGACCAAATGGCAAACTGTTCATTTTTAGGGTGATTGTAATGTGTTCCCGGTTGTCGGGGCATACAAACTAAAAGCAGATCCAATTTAAGTGCAAACCTGAGAGACTTTCAGTGACAGCCTGCCACCAGACCAAGTTGGATTAGGTCCAGAGGACAGGGGTGGATGTTACTAATCAGAACTACCCAAATCAAGGCGCATTAGTTTACTCTGTAACTTTTAAATCATAATGTatactttgtacttttacatAAGTGGGCTTCACTTGTAATTGAGTAATGTTTCAGTACTGTAACTGTACTAATACTTGAGTTATTGACGAACAACTATGAATGCCTTCTTCAGTGTCTCACAgacattcaaataaatgtaggtgagtaaaaaaaaatgtagtggagtgtgAGTctgaagtgacagaaaataaagcctCAGATTAACTGCATGCACTTCAAAATGTGCTATGGTACGCTAATTAAGTGAATGTACTGTACTTAGTTACAGTCAACCAAAAATAAAGTGGTTGAGATCCTGTGACTGACCAATTCCATACATATGAATTATGTCCCTTCAAAGCCGCCTTAAACAAGCGACTTTAGATTTCTTTCACATCCTGTATACTAGTAATTAGAGCTACAGGTGAAATTTGTTTTCAGCaccacaataataaaaaaaaagagtatgcTCACAATGTACATCAAGTTGCACATGAGTGCCTTAAACCAATAAACATTAAAGCTGATGTAGCAGATAAATGTTCAACTAAACCTAAACTGTTCTGCGTCGCGGTCCACAGCGTCAGGGAGACTCATAGACAGCAGTAAAAGCCTTCTTTATTCAGCAGGTGTTTTTATTACCTTTGGCTGTAAAGCAATGATGAGTTTATACCCTCTTTGTAAACAAGCCGCCTCCTGTCCATTTATTCCCACAGGCGTCTTCTCAGCCTCTCCCTGGACGCACCATCATTACACCATTAGACTTCAGTGTGCTCTGTCACCCGTGACCTGATCACACGCTGACTGTTGAAGGCCGACCGGCTGACAACGTTATAATAGAGAGAGTGTTTGACTTTCTCATAGGGGCCTCGGTGTTAAGAGGCACTTTTCGACACGTCTGTCTCCCATCCACCACTTAGCATTATGGTCAGGATAGGCAGATGCAAACGACCTGTTGTCTGTGATCCGAACACTTTCTCGTCTGCACTGACCCGGTCTGAACACTGGCGGGTGAGATCTGTAGTTCCTAAGCAACTGCAGTATCATCAGTGATGCAGGACGCgtgtggatgtgttcagtgtgagtATTGGACATTATttcccagcagctgcagaataaatgttttccaCAAGAGGGCAGAGTTTACAAAGTATTATCACTCCTGCTGGTCCCATTTTTCTGTCCCTGTTTGAAAGACGCCCTGGTCTCTGTGAACTTTGGATGACATTTGAAAGACTAATAAAACCGTTTTGTTTGAGCTTCTCACTGGGGATTAACACAGTTTAATGTGGCAGTTTGAAGATGGCCTTCAACGTTGTAATGAATCCTCTTTTCAGAAAGGGGAAACTCAGTTTAGAaacagtttattcagccatgtCTTTtgagacaaaacagacacagaggtcCCGAATCATATTACCAGTATTATTGACATTGTTATATATTGACTACCTGCTCCTGCCGCTGATGTAACCAACAGAATTAAAGTCAATAATAGGAGA includes:
- the dand5 gene encoding DAN domain family member 5, producing the protein MAFSVSLILLSTWTAVALTFPHNIFDNVVRGSRVEFESSGGGPDEPVRGIVKVVQLDTRGPAHSGFFRKGLTPRRDSSLTPRLPFPAFLSQGRPGPAVAPKTPVSLLHHLSAKSPSDMELKKIQGLQMWQRAMSKGEKMSLPVNLKDTKQTCAAVPFTQRVTADGCDTVTVHNKLCFGQCSSLFVPSEGEFAGALHHHHRSPCSRCAPSKAHTVTVPLRCGAEVRERRVMVVEECKCETGREEKSAEAAASTHL